A section of the Humulus lupulus chromosome 2, drHumLupu1.1, whole genome shotgun sequence genome encodes:
- the LOC133814170 gene encoding uncharacterized protein LOC133814170: MSFQQLENESTSDAWERFKELLRKCPHHGIPHCIQMETFYNGLNAASRMVLDASANGAILSKSYNEAFEILERIASNNYQWSNTRAPTSRKVAGVLEVDALTTLAAQMALMTNILKNMSMGGNVQPAAAIQSAEVSCVYCGDGHTFENCPSNPASVFYMGNQNSNRNNNPYSNTYNPAWRHHPNLSWGGQGASSSGAPTHEKQSYPPRFSQQPRPQQRHQPQGSQTSSLENLMRDYMAKNDAVIQSQAASLRNLEIQLGHLANDLKNRPQGSLPSDTENPRRDGKEQCKVVTLRSGKNLELNEEKDKRKNEPTSIQTEGESSKKPASEATETGPVDTALGQQSVPIKSIPKLPPPFPQRFRKQQQDGQFRKFLDVLKQLHINIPLVEALEQMPNYVKFLKDILTKKRRLGEFETVALTEGCSAMLKSKIPPKLKDPGSFTIPCSIGGRDVGRALCDLGASINLMPMSIFKKLGIGEVRPTTVTLQLADLSMAHPEGKIEDVLVQVDKFIFPADFIILDYEVDRDVPIILGRPFIATGRTLIDVEKGELTMRAQEEQVTFKVFNPIRSPDEVGDCLAITVKNSNMEEEVPTRYSKKVRMRLSLKEFESNNELGASINKASSHLQEPRRKKKKKCGRKAHSQRFEVGQRVYFSNSKMKASSRQPASSFFDSFLIIKVFPFGALDLRDEISEREFKVNGQQLKHYLGGEVDRAKTSIIWKDA, from the coding sequence aagcatttgagattttggaaaggattgCAAGTAACAACTACCAATGGTCAAATACTAGAGCTCCTACAAGCCGAAAAGTAGCGGGTGTTCTTGAAGTAGATGCTCTAACCACTCTAGCCGCCCAAATGGCCTTAATGACCAACATTTTAAAGAACATGAGTATGGGAGGAAATGTACAGCCAGCTGCTGCCATTCAAAGTGCAGAAGTATCATGTGTGTATTGTGGGGACGGGCATACTTTTGAGAATTGCCCTTCAAATCCAGCTTCGGTCTTCTATATGGGTAATCAAAACTCCAACCGCAACAACAACCCATATTCTAACACTTACAATCCAGCTTGGAGGCATCATCCAAATCTGtcatgggggggtcaaggagcaagttcaagtGGAGCACCAACACACGAAAAACAGTCATATCCACCGAGATTTTCTCAACAACCAAGACCTCAACAACGACACCAACCTCAAGGCTCTCAAACAAGTTCTTTGGAGAATTTAATGAGAGATTATATGGCCAAGAATGACGCTGTAATTCAAAGCCAGGCAGCTTCTCTTCGGAATTTGGAAATTCAATTGGGGCATTTAGCTAATGACTTGAAAAATCGACCTCAAGGTTCCTTGCCTAGTGACACCGAAAATCCAAGGAGGGATGGAAAAGAGCAGTGCAAAGTGGTGACTTTGAGGAGTGGGAAAAATCTGGAGTTAAATGAGGAGAAAGATAAACGAAAAaacgagcccacttcaatccaaacagAAGGAGAATCTAGTAAAAAACCAGCAAGTGAAGCTACTGAAACTGGCCCAGTTGATACAGCATTGGGTCAGCAATCTGTTCCAATAAAGTCTATACCAAAACTGCCCCCACCATTTCCTCAGCGGTTTCGAAAACAACAGCAAGATGGGCAGTTCAGGAAATTTCTGGATGTTTTAAAACAGCTCCACATCAATATTCCCTTAGTTGAAGCATTGGAACAAATGCCAAACTACGTCAAgtttttaaaagatattttgacgAAAAAAAGAAGGCTGGGAGAGTTTGAGACTGTTGCTCTTACAGAAGGTTGCAGCGCCATGTTGAAGAGTAAAATTCCTCCTAAGTTGAAGGATCCGGGTAGCTTTACAATTCCTTGCTCTATTGGTGGAAGAGATGTGGGTAGAGCTTTATGTGACTTGGGAGCTAGTATTAACTTGATGCCCATGTCTATttttaagaagttgggaattggagaagTGAGGCCAACTACGGTCACTTTGCAATTGGCAGATCTTTCTATGGCACACCCggaaggaaaaattgaagatgtTCTAGTGCAAGTTGATAAGTTCATTTTTCCGGCCGATTTCATCATTCTTGATTATGAAGTGGATAGAGATGTTCCCATTATCTTGGGTAGGCCATTTATAGCTACTGGGAGGACCTTGATTGACGTGGAAAAAGGGGAGCTCACAATGAGAGCTCAAGAAGAACAGGTAACTTTCAAGGTATTCAATCCTATACGTTCTCCAGATGAAGTAGGAGATTGTTTGGCCATCACTGTCAAGAACTCTAATATGGAGGAAGAGGTACCCACAAGGTATAGCAAGAAAGTGAGGATGAGGCTATCTCTTAAAGAATTTGAGAGCAACAATGAACTAGGGGCAAGTATAAACAAGGCATCGTCTCATTTGCAAGAGCCAcgtagaaagaagaaaaagaagtgtGGTCGGAAAGCTCATTCCCAAAGGTTTGAAGTGGGGCAGCGGGTGTATTTCTCTAATTCTAAAATGAAAGCAAGTTCCAGACAGCCAGCATCAAGTTTCTTTGATTCCTTCTTGATAATTAAAGTCTTTCCTTTTGGTGCATTGGACTTGCGTGATGAAATTTCAGAAAGAGAGTTTAAAGTGAATGGCCAGCAACTTAAGCACTACCTTGGAGGGGAGGTCGATAGAGCAAAGACCTCCATCATTTGGAAGgatgcttga